AATATGGTGCTCTGGGTATATAAATATTTGTCGTTGGAAATGGTATAAATAATATTGTTTGTCACTCCTGTCAGAATTAAAGTAAACCTCAAATCTCTGCGAAGCTTTGTATGAAGATTAATCACAAGTGTATGAAGTGGCTTAATGTCATAATAAATTcttcaaagaaagaaaatggaATGAAGAAAACACTATAACCAATTTAGCAAAATCCATTTGCAGTATCAGTAACATTAGCAGCTGGTGGAATAACAAAGTGCCAAAGTTTCCTAATACCACCAACTCTATATTTCATGCACAAAAATTCCTTAGCATAGAGTTTCTCAACTTCCCTATCCACATCATGAACAAACACGTGTGTCACTCCGGCTTTTTTTCTCCCACGCGCCATCACTGCTGCGGAATATATAACTGCCATCCTCCCTGGAGCTGACGGAAAGTATCCCCTTGGCGCATCGATCATAATCACATCCCAATCTCGATCATACACTTCCTCTGGCAACTTTCCCAATGCCAGCCTACACCGATGATCATCTTTGAGTGGGTGATCATCCGTGCTGACTGCCCCACAATCTTTCTTGTAGGAAGATAAGAGTGTTTTCGCCTCATTGAGGCGCGTGTTATAAAACACTGTGTGCGCGCGTAGGATAGGAAAGCGTTTGAGGGAAGACATTGCCCACTTAGGATCTTCTTCGAGAAATAGCGTGACACCAAGTGGATTAAACGAATCCCACATTAGCGAGTCATGACCAATTCCAAAGACAAGAAAGTTGCATGGCGCTAGGGATTGTAACACGTCAAATGGTCTTCGGATCTCGCCTTTGGTTTGTTGGGGAACGTCACGCGCAGTTGCATAATGGAAAATCGTCACAAGAGGGATCGCAGATGATTCAAACTCCTCGGCAATGATGGATTGGGCTGGCGTGAGGGATCCGGCTGTAGAACACAAGCCTTTGGGATCTATTTGACGGGAATAGAATAAGAAGAGGATGGTAGCGGCTGCGATGATTGTTACGACGTAAAGATAATATGGATTGTTGGAATTAGGAGtgttttggtttttctttttgtgggAAGGTTGTTGGAATGATTTTGGAATTAAAGATTGCATAATGTTTATTTGGGTATGATAATGTGATGATGAGGTTTGAATGAGTGAGTAATGTGATCATGGAGAAAAGATGCATGGAGATGAAAAACGAATTCATAGGTGTTAGAGTTAGAAATGGCACTTccttgttgatgatgatgagttTTCTAAAATTAGCATCATTTAGACATTGTCACCTTAATTTGTGTGGTAAATTGTTGAAAATAAACACTGTTAAAATACTTAATAATTAAGGTTAAATATTAACTTACAATATTATGCACCTAATACCTATCATGTTTAGTTAAGGTACGATGTATCAATTTTTAGTCCTCTTTTGAAAAAAACACTGCTTTTGTAAATTAGGAGAACTAAAAATCGATagaatttttataattatagaTCAAACTTAGAAATCTAGATTTTATAAGAACTAttaactatattattaattataattagagAAAATATACAACAGAAATTAAACAGAGTTAGTAAAGACAAGTGTTTCATCAAATTTTTAGTTACCTTCATTGTTTGATTTAACTCTTGTACAATggaaatataacttttttttgcacgtgcaatttttttttcccacaatgtaaaatcttagtttttgtttgttataatgACCAAACAAGGAGGCTTCAACCGAAATTACCATAATCGACATTAACAGTCAAATGTGACATGTTCTGTCCTTTTTGTCTTCTATAGTAGAAATCATAATTAAGTGGAAAGATAATGCAAAAAATAAGAAGAGCCTTGGCTTAAGACAAAAATTGAAGCTAAAAACAATAGGAAAAAAATAGTGCAAATTCTCAAGGATTTTAGAATTCTATGTAATAAGAACAAAAGTAAATCCAATCAACTTCCTTTAAGAATAGAAATATGCTGAaatgatgtaccaaaaaaaaaataaaaaagaaatatgctGAAATTAACAGGAATAGTGTAATTAATCACAATAATTGTCAACAAGAAACTGCAACCATTTGCAATGACAAACATACAAAAAAG
This genomic interval from Trifolium pratense cultivar HEN17-A07 linkage group LG6, ARS_RC_1.1, whole genome shotgun sequence contains the following:
- the LOC123892080 gene encoding probable methyltransferase At1g27930; translation: MWDSFNPLGVTLFLEEDPKWAMSSLKRFPILRAHTVFYNTRLNEAKTLLSSYKKDCGAVSTDDHPLKDDHRCRLALGKLPEEVYDRDWDVIMIDAPRGYFPSAPGRMAVIYSAAVMARGRKKAGVTHVFVHDVDREVEKLYAKEFLCMKYRVGGIRKLWHFVIPPAANVTDTANGFC